The following coding sequences are from one Aethina tumida isolate Nest 87 chromosome 2, icAetTumi1.1, whole genome shotgun sequence window:
- the LOC109602704 gene encoding UDP-glycosyltransferase UGT5-like isoform X2 — MITNHESVGNPTHPIVTPYMLLPSSTKMTFYERLLSVMFNIFVKFHYKYFEIPKCEKIAKQYFGNIPSLWEIERNISLIITNANPIINPVRPNVPAVVQVYGIPMGVAKRLPKDLQYFLDNSTNGVIYCSLGTSIPCSNTSTTEFKKLRQVFDELPYNVLWKCDVSETDESNKILFKKWMPQQSVLKHPNIKVFVTQGGVHSIEESLENGIPMLGLPFFVDQPQNVKKLILEGIGLGANLKTDSVDQIKRQITELIENNKYKKAVLDKRNILMDQPMSGMDKVIWWIEYVLRHKGARHLRSAAADLPFYQYFLLDVIAFFLGAVVFISFITYVVVVYVKRYLQAIKIKKD; from the exons ATGATAACTAATCATGAATCCGTAGGAAATCCCACACATCCAATTGTAACGCCGTATATGCTTCTTCCATCTTCAACGAAAATGACATTTTATGAACGACTTTTAAGCGTCATGTTCAATATTTTCgttaaatttcattacaaatatttcgaGATTCCGAAATGTGAGAAAATTGCCAAACAATACTTTGGTAATATTCCAAGCTTGTGGGAGATCGAAAGAAACATTAGTTTGATTATAACAAATGCAAATCCCATTATCAATCCTGTAAGACCAAACGTACCCGCCGTGGTTCAAGTATATGGAATACCCATGGGAGTGGCCAAACGACTTCCAAAAGACTTACAATATTTTCTGGATAATTCAACTAATGGAGTTATCTACTGCAGCTTAGGCACCAGCATTCCCTGTTCCAACACCTCGACCACCGAGTTTAAAAAACTTAGACAAGTTTTTGATGAGTTACCTTATAATGTTCTGTGGAAGTGCGATGTTAGTGAAACAGATGAgtcgaataaaatattattcaagaaGTGGATGCCTCAACAATCCGTTCTCA AACATCCTAACATTAAAGTATTTGTTACTCAAGGAGGTGTACATTCAATCGAAGAAAGTTTGGAAAATGGTATTCCTATGCTGGGGCTACCATTTTTCGTAGACCAACCACAAAACGTGAAAAAGTTGATTTTAGAAGGAATTGGTTTAGGTGCTAATCTTAAAACTGATTCAGTAGATCAAATCAAACGTCAAATCACTGaactaatagaaaataataa GTACAAGAAAGCTGTCCTGGACAAGAGAAATATTCTGATGGATCAACCGATGTCTGGAATGGATAAAGTTATTTGGTGGATTGAATATGTATTAAGACACAAAGGGGCCCGTCATTTAAGAAGTGCAGCAGCAGACTTACcgttttatcaatattttcttctgGATGTTATAGCATTTTTCTTAGGTGCAGTTGTTTTTATCTCGTTTATCActtatgttgttgttgtttatgttAAACGTTATTTAcaagcaataaaaattaagaaagacTAA